One Nyctibius grandis isolate bNycGra1 chromosome 17, bNycGra1.pri, whole genome shotgun sequence genomic window carries:
- the F11R gene encoding junctional adhesion molecule A isoform X1: MAGAVRRGGPGPRPRPRAPLLLLALGAAAASLVGAQVTSETKQVPEHKPADIPCAAYRSGWSNPRIEWKFQKGSSLVLFYYGGELTEPYRNRVQFSPTAIRFGTVTREDTGRYICEVVGGDGSQIAKSEVNLIVQVPPSKPVAHVPSSATIGSRAVLRCTESEGSPPPTFRWYKDGAPVPADPRASAAFRNSSYTLDATTGELIFEPLRGSDTGDYHCEASNSVGPPQASDAVRMEASEVNVGGIVAAVVVLLMVLALVAFGVWFAYSRGYFSKRKE; this comes from the exons atgGCGGGAGCGgtgcggcggggcggccccgggccccGGCCACGGCCCCGGGCCCCGCTCCTGCTTCTGGCGCTCGGCGCGGCGGCTG CATCGCTGGTGGGAGCCCAGGTCACCTCCGAGACCAAACAAGTGCCTGAACACAAGC CCGCCGACATCCCGTGCGCCGCGTACCGCTCGGGCTGGAGCAACCCGCGCATCGAGTGGAAGTTCCAGAAGGGCTCCTCGCTCGTCCTCTTCTACTACGGCGGGGAGCTGACGG AGCCCTACAGGAACCGGGTCCAGTTCTCGCCCACCGCCATCCGCTTCGGCACGGTGACGCGGGAGGACACCGGGAGGTACATCTGCGAGGTGGTGGGGGGGGACGGCAGCCAGATCGCCAAGTCCGAGGTGAACCTCATCGTCCAAG TGCCGCCCTCCAAGCCGGTGGCCCACGTGCCCTCCTCGGCCACCATCGGCAGCCGGGCCGTGCTGCGCTGCACCGAGAGCGAGGGCTCGCCACCGCCCACCTTCCGCTGGTACAAGGATGGCGCCCCGGTGCCCGCCGACCCCCGGGCCAGCGCCGCCTTCCGCAACTCCTCCTACACGCTGGACGCCACCACCGGGGAGCTG aTCTTCGAGCCCCTCCGCGGCTCCGACACCGGCGACTACCACTGCGAGGCCTCCAACAGCGTGGGGCCGCCCCAGGCCTCGGACGCCGTCCGCATGGAAGCCA GCGAGGTCAACGTGGGCGGCATCGTGGCGGCCGTCGTGGTGCTGCTGATGGTCCTGGCGCTCGTGGCCTTCGGCGTCTGGTTCGCCTACAGCCGGGGCTACTTCAGCA agagaaaagagtAA
- the F11R gene encoding junctional adhesion molecule A isoform X2, which produces MAGAVRRGGPGPRPRPRAPLLLLALGAAAASLVGAQVTSETKQVPEHKPADIPCAAYRSGWSNPRIEWKFQKGSSLVLFYYGGELTEPYRNRVQFSPTAIRFGTVTREDTGRYICEVVGGDGSQIAKSEVNLIVQVPPSKPVAHVPSSATIGSRAVLRCTESEGSPPPTFRWYKDGAPVPADPRASAAFRNSSYTLDATTGELIFEPLRGSDTGDYHCEASNSVGPPQASDAVRMEASEVNVGGIVAAVVVLLMVLALVAFGVWFAYSRGYFKRKDAGGKKVIYSQPSHRSDGEFKQTSSFLV; this is translated from the exons atgGCGGGAGCGgtgcggcggggcggccccgggccccGGCCACGGCCCCGGGCCCCGCTCCTGCTTCTGGCGCTCGGCGCGGCGGCTG CATCGCTGGTGGGAGCCCAGGTCACCTCCGAGACCAAACAAGTGCCTGAACACAAGC CCGCCGACATCCCGTGCGCCGCGTACCGCTCGGGCTGGAGCAACCCGCGCATCGAGTGGAAGTTCCAGAAGGGCTCCTCGCTCGTCCTCTTCTACTACGGCGGGGAGCTGACGG AGCCCTACAGGAACCGGGTCCAGTTCTCGCCCACCGCCATCCGCTTCGGCACGGTGACGCGGGAGGACACCGGGAGGTACATCTGCGAGGTGGTGGGGGGGGACGGCAGCCAGATCGCCAAGTCCGAGGTGAACCTCATCGTCCAAG TGCCGCCCTCCAAGCCGGTGGCCCACGTGCCCTCCTCGGCCACCATCGGCAGCCGGGCCGTGCTGCGCTGCACCGAGAGCGAGGGCTCGCCACCGCCCACCTTCCGCTGGTACAAGGATGGCGCCCCGGTGCCCGCCGACCCCCGGGCCAGCGCCGCCTTCCGCAACTCCTCCTACACGCTGGACGCCACCACCGGGGAGCTG aTCTTCGAGCCCCTCCGCGGCTCCGACACCGGCGACTACCACTGCGAGGCCTCCAACAGCGTGGGGCCGCCCCAGGCCTCGGACGCCGTCCGCATGGAAGCCA GCGAGGTCAACGTGGGCGGCATCGTGGCGGCCGTCGTGGTGCTGCTGATGGTCCTGGCGCTCGTGGCCTTCGGCGTCTGGTTCGCCTACAGCCGGGGCTACTTCA agagaaaaga CGCCGGCGGCAAGAAGGTGATTTACAGCCAGCCCTCGCACCGCAGCGAC ggcGAGTTCAAGCAGACGTCCTCCTTCCTGGTGTGA
- the KCNJ10 gene encoding ATP-sensitive inward rectifier potassium channel 10, which yields MTSATKVYYSQTTQTDSRPLIGSGLRRRRVMTKDGRSNVRMEHIADKRFLYLKDLWTTFIDMQWRYKLVLFSATFAGTWFAFGVVWYLVAVVHGDLLEFDPPANHTPCVMQVHTLTGAFLFSLESQTTIGYGFRYISEECPLAIVLLITQLVLTTIMEIFITGTFLAKIARPKKRAETIKFSQNAVVAQHNGKTCLMIRVANMRKSLLIGCQVTGKLLQTHLTKEGESVRLNQVNVDFQVDTSSDSPFLILPLTFYHVVDDASPFRDVALRTGEGDFELVVILSGTVESTSATCQVRTSYLPEEILWGYEFTPAISLSASGKYVADFSLFDQVVKVAAPCCLHETVRFGDPEKVKLEESLREAAEREREGAPLSVRISNV from the coding sequence ATGACGTCGGCCACCAAGGTGTACTACAGCCAGACCACGCAGACCGACAGCCGCCCGCTCATCGGCTCGGGGCTGCGCCGGCGCCGCGTCATGACCAAGGACGGCCGCAGCAACGTGCGCATGGAGCACATCGCCGACAAGCGCTTCCTGTACCTCAAGGACCTCTGGACCACCTTCATCGACATGCAGTGGCGGTACAAGCTCGTCCTCTTCTCCGCCACCTTCGCCGGCACCTGGTTCGCCTTCGGCGTCGTCTGGTACCTGGTGGCCGTGGTCCACGGGGACCTGCTGGAGTTCGACCCGCCGGCCAACCACACGCCATGCGTCATGCAGGTGCACACCCTCACCGGcgccttcctcttctccctggagTCCCAGACCACCATCGGCTACGGCTTCCGCTACATCAGCGAGGAGTGTCCCCTCGCCATCGTCCTGCTCATCACCCAGCTCGTCCTCACCACCATCATGGAGATCTTCATCACCGGCACCTTCCTGGCCAAGATCGCCCGGCCCAAGAAACGCGCCGAGACCATCAAGTTCAGCCAGAACGCGGTGGTGGCCCAACACAACGGCAAGACCTGCCTGATGATCCGCGTGGCCAACATGCGCAAGAGCCTCCTCATCGGCTGCCAGGTGACGGGGAAGCTCCTCCAGACCCACCTCACCAAGGAGGGCGAGAGCGTCCGCCTCAACCAGGTCAACGTGGACTTCCAGGTGGACACCTCCTCCGACAGCCCCTTCCTCATCCTGCCCCTCACCTTCTACCACGTGGTGGACGACGCCAGCCCCTTCCGGGACGTGGCCCTGCGGACGGGCGAAGGCGACTTCGAGCTCGTGGTCATCCTCAGCGGCACCGTGGAGTCCACCAGCGCCACGTGCCAGGTCCGCACCTCCTACCTGCCCGAGGAGATCCTCTGGGGCTACGAGTTCACGCCGGCCATCTCCCTCTCGGCCAGCGGCAAGTACGTGGCCGACTTCAGCCTCTTCGACCAGGTGGTGAAGGTGGCGGCGCCCTGCTGCCTCCACGAGACCGTCCGGTTCGGGGACCCCGAGAAGGTGAAGCTGGAGGAGTCCCTGCGGGAGGCGGCGGAGCGGGAGCGGGAGGGGGCACCCCTCAGCGTCCGCATCAGCAACGTCTGA
- the USF1 gene encoding upstream stimulatory factor 1 isoform X2 produces the protein MKGQQKAAETEEGTVQIQEVATGEDPTSVAIASIQSAATFPDPNIKYVFRTENGGTQVMYRVIQVADGQLDGQTEGTSAISGYPAAQSMTQAVIQGAFTSEDAVETEAAATETHYTYFPTAAVADTSTSAGAGTTAAAVVTTQNSEALLGQPTPTGQFFVMMSPQEVLQGGTQRSIAPRAHPYSSKSEAPRATRDEKRRAQHNEVERRRRDKINNWIVQLSKIIPDCSMENTKSGQSKGGILSKACDYIQELRQSNHRLSEELQGLDQLQMDNEVLRQQVEDLKNKNLILRAQLRQHGVEIVIKNDTH, from the exons ATGAAGGG gcagcagaaagcagccgAGACGGAAGAGGGCACGGTGCAGATCCAGGAAG TGGCCACAGGCGAGGACCCCACCAGCGTCGCCATTGCCAGCATCCAGTCGGCCGCCACCTTCCCCGACCCCAACATCAAGTATGTCTTTCGCACAGAGAATGGCGGCACGCAG GTGATGTACCGGGTGATCCAAGTGGCGGACGGGCAGCTGGACGGGCAGACGGAGGGCACCAGCGCCATCAGCGGGTACCCGGCCGCCCAGTCCATGACACAG GCCGTCATCCAGGGCGCCTTCACCAGCGAGGACGCGGTGGAGACGGAGGCCGCGGCCACCGAGACCCACTACACCTACTTCCCCACCGCGGCCGTGGCCGACACCAGCACGTCGGCCGGCGCGGGGACCACGGCCGCCGCCGTCGTCACCACGCAGAACTCGGAGGCGCTGCTGGGGCAGCCCACGCCCACGG GGCAGTTCTTCGTGATGATGTCGCcgcaggaggtgctgcagggggGCACGCAGAGGTCCATCGCCCCCCGCGCCCACCCCTACTCCTC GAAGTCGGAGGCGCCGCGGGCCACCCGGGACGAGAAGCGCCGGGCGCAGCACAACGAAG TGGAGCGCCGGCGCAGGGACAAGATCAACAACTGGATCGTGCAGCTCTCCAAGATCATCCCCGACTGCTCCATGGAGAACACCAAGTCGGGGCAG AGCAAGGGCGGGATCCTCTCCAAAGCCTGCGACTACATCCAGGAGCTGCGGCAGAGCAACCACCGCCTCTCCGAGGAGCTGCAGGGCCTCGACCAGCTCCAGATGGACAACGAGGTCTTGCGGCAGCAG GTGGAGGATCTGAAGAACAAGAACCTGATCCTGCGGGCGCAGCTCCGCCAGCACGGCGTCGAGATCGTCATCAAGAACGACACCCACTGA
- the ARHGAP30 gene encoding rho GTPase-activating protein 30 — MSLALKARQKARRKGGSRERVFGCDLLEHLQHSGQDVPQVLRSCAEFVEQHGVVDGIYRLSGVSSNIQRLRQEFDGDRCPDLHKDVYLQDIHCVSSLCKAYFRELPNPLLTYQLYDKFADAVAIQMEEARLVKIKEVLKELPVPHYRTLEFLMRHLLRMAAHSPRTNMHARNLAIVWAPNLLRSKDIEATGFNGTAAFMEVRVQSIVVEFILTHVEQLFGDAPLRGGECPRRSLLLGGGGPGDGQPPPYHVPATLSQGDGPPPIRPYHTIIELGDHRRKGSLKAKKWRSIFNLGRSSHEAKRKLVKAEEKDDKCGKISLRPAKSMDSLSSVPFAAGDDPGLSKKRSVPQPPQRRESFDACPSLPAPGGCPGLGESLAGAEEPRGPESEGESSTKSEPTTPKAGRASLVAPGRSPTAARSRAEKCAGVHISGPFSVTVPFHITANLSRLTRGLPCPALAQAAAGPEPPASPPAPARRSAGDPEAQHGAGEGKAAVEETRLSLELRDSFAFLDSQETWPEGGGDEAAARGLWPDTGPGDGEGLLAMEEGMESGFMNPGEPPAEQPPSYLSIEECMDEEMFFMAPSGSDAEDRAGDTDSDDMFLSAHDELSPLAASLEPLDQPPGEGMAPGTPAPARRGTTMPWDRSPTPGPGGPCPDEEDAPGEGEHPRDPTGVPAEEGAPGTGQPPGEGGGGEGAAEGGSGPSRTDSSAEAGPGDEAGGAGGHAGAGPVPDMSDGEVEEDGAGPGPPTPEEPGEGEPQPSPGSPPALAAQAPEEAAEPPVPGSVAEVVPEPVLPPAAIAEGPGASPGSSPGSSPGSPSLSASAPELHCAPPEAPEPSRAEPPGEPGRPEPVAVLRRDGSAAVRLAARTVRVQQARSVPVVPPKPQFAKIPPALQPWMSLAVEGDAAAPPRQLPSPTAPEGSPQHPGGSEAAAGARRTGWREGGSASFDAAVAVAAEQQPAQAPVRRIQTYGGGEPAPAPPKALPFHRAPLRPRLLRPLSCAAAPEGEAPGRNHLSLTRPVAQAEGVELPPPRRSVGTEGATAQHGGARGGLRAPLARGLPAQHPEPGRGGRQGGGSLTPRRRHRPAGAAVAGGARGAGGGARLQDGTALTQDGAGRKRRASPCKMAPGGEGARPEMAPAGRGGRCPEPRWRRALRCAAPLPKMAAAAGAGPRFRPHPSWRRGGAVRMCGASWRDKGPSARRAARRGESGREEEEEEEEEGRAGPWLSRRLSPQGCEAGAWSARPR, encoded by the exons ATGTCGCTGGCGCTGAAGGCCCGGCAGAAGGCGAGGCGCAAGGGCGGCTCCCGGGAGCGCGTCTTCGGCTGCGACCTCCTCGAGCACCTCCAGCACTCGGGGCAGGACG TGCCCCAGGTGCTGAGGAGCTGCGCCGAGTTCGTGGAGCAGCACGGGGTGGTGGACGGCATCTACCGGCTCTCGGGGGTCTCCTCCAACATCCAGCGGCTGCG GCAGGAGTTCGATGGCGACCGCTGCCCCGACCTGCACAAGGACGTCTACCTGCAGGACATCCACTGCGTCAgctccctctgcaaggcctaTTTCCGCGAGCTCCCCAACCCCCTCCTCACCTACCAGCTCTACGACAAATTCGcc GACGCGGTGGCCATCCAGATGGAAGAGGCGCGTCTGGTGAAGATCAAGGaggtgctgaaggagctgccGGTGCCCCACTATAG GACGCTGGAGTTCCTGATGCGGCACCTCCTGCGCATGGCGGCCCACAGCCCCCGCACCAACATGCACGCCAGGAACCTGGCCATCGTCTGGGCGCCCAACCTGCTGCG GTCGAAGGACATCGAGGCGACGGGGTTCAACGGCACGGCGGCGTTCATGGAGGTGCGGGTCCAGTCCATCGTGGTGGAGTTCATCCTCACCCACGTCGAGCAGCTCTTCGGGGACGCTCCCCTCCGCG GCGGCGAGTGCCCCCGGCggtccctgctgctgggcgggggggggccaGGGGACGGGCAGCCCCCCCCGTACCACGTCCCGGCCACGCTGAGCCAGGGCGACGGGCCCCCCCCGATCCGACCCTACCACACCATCATCGAGCTCGGCGACCACAG GAGGAAGGGCTCCCTCAAGGCCAAGAAGTGGAGATCCATCTTCAACCTGGGCCGCTCCAGCCACGAGGCCAAGCGCAAGCTGGTGAAGGCGGAGGAGAAAG atGACAAGTGCGGCAAAATCAGCCTGCGGCCGGCCAAGAGCATGGACTCGCTCAGCTCCGTCCCCTTCGCCGCCGGCG ACGACCCCGGGCTGAGCAAGAAGCGATCGGTGCCGCAGCCGCCGCAGCGCCGGGAAAGCTTCGACGCCTGCCCCTCGCTGCCGGCgccggggggctgccccgggctggGCGAGAGCCTGGCGGGGGCGGAGGAGCCGCGGGGCCCCGAGTCGGAGGGCGAGAGCAGCACCAAGTCGGAGCCCACCACCCCCAAGGCCGGGCGGGCCTCGCTGGTGGCCCCCGGGCGCTCGCCCACGGCCGCCCGCAGCCGCGCCGAGAAGTGCGCGGGGGTCCACATCTCCGGCCCCTTCTCCGTCACCGTCCCCTTCCACATCACCGCCAACCTCTCCCGGCTGACGCGGGGGCTGCCGTGCCCGGCGCTGGCCCAGGCGGCTGCGGGCCCAgagccccccgccagccccccggCGCCCGCCCGACGCTCCGCCGGGGACCCCGAGGCCCAGCACGGCGCCG gggaggggaaggcgGCCGTTGAGGAGACGCGGCTCTCGCTGGAGCTGCGGGATTCCTTCGCCTTCCTGGACAGCCAGGAGACGTGGCCGGAGGGCGGCGGGGAcgaggcggcggcgcggggcctgTGGCCGGACACCGGCCCCGGGGACGGCGAGGGGCTCCTGGCCatggaggaggggatggagagcgGGTTCATGAAC ccGGGGGAGCCCCCCGCGGAGCAGCCCCCCAGCTACCTCTCCATCGAGGAGTGCATGGACGAGGAGATGTTCTTCATGGCGCCCAGCGGCTCCGACGCCGAGGACCGCGCCGGGGACACCGACTCGGACGACATGTTCCTCAGCGCCCACGACGAGCTCAGCCCGCTGGCGGCGTCGCTGGAGCCCCTCGACCAGCCGCCAGGCGAGGGGATGGCCCCGGGGACCCCGGCACCGGCCCGGCGCGGCACCACCATGCCCTGGGACAGGTCTCCGACACCGGGGCCGGGAGGGCCGTGCCCTGACGAGGAGGATGCTCCGGGTGAGGGGgagcaccccagggaccccactGGGGTGCCGGCAGAGGAGGGGGCACCGGGAACCGGGCAGCCCCCAGGGGAGGGgggtggcggggagggggctgcggaGGGGGGCTCCGGCCCCAGCAGAACTGACTCCAGCGCCGAAGCCGGCCCGGGGGATGAGGCCGGGGGAGCCGGGGGCCacgcgggagcggggccggtgCCCGACATGTCGGACGGGGAAGTCGAAGAGGATGGAGCTGGCCCcggtccccccaccccagaagaGCCTGGGGAGGGCGAGCCCCAGCCTTCACCGGGGTCCCCTCCGGCCTTGGCGGCGCAGGCCCCCGAGGAGGCAGCGGAGCCCCCGGTCCCCGGGTCTGTCGCCGAGGTGGTCCCTGAGCCGGTCCTGCCGCCTGCGGCCATCGCAGAGGGGCCCGGtgccagccctgggagcagccccgGGAGCAGCCCCGGTTCCCCCTCGCTCTCTGCCTCGGCCCCGGAGCTGCACTGTGCCCCCCCCGAGGCCCCGGAGCCGAGCCGGGCCGAGCCCCCCGGGGAGCCGGGGCGCCCTGAGCCTGTGGCCGTGCTGCGCCGTGACGGCAGCGCCGCGGTGCGCCTGGCCGCCCGCACCGTCCGCGTGCAGCAGGCCCGCTCCGTGCCCGTCGTGCCCCCCAAGCCCCAGTTCGCCAAGATCCCCCCGGCCCTGCAGCCCTGGATGTCCCTGGCCGTGGAGGGGGAcgcggccgcgccgccccggcagctccccagccccacggcaccGGAGGGGtctccccagcaccccgggggcagcgaggcggcggcgggggccagGAGAACGGGCTGGCGGGAGGGCGGCAGCGCGTCCTTTGACGCGGCGGTGGCCGTGGCCGCCGAGCAGCAGCCGGCCCAGGCGCCGGTGAGGAGGATCCAGACGTAcggcggcggggagccggcGCCCGCCCCCCCCAAGGCCCTGCCCTTCCACAGGGCCCCGCTGCGGCCGCGGCTGCTGCGGCCCCTTAGCTGCGCGGCGGCCCCCGAGGGCGAGGCGCCAGGGAGGAACCACCTGAGCCTGACGCGGCCGGTGGCACAGGCTGAGGGGGTGGAACTGCCCCCGCCACGGCGGTCGGTGGGCACCGAGGGGGCGACGG CACAACATGGCGGCGCCCGGGGTGGCCTCAGGGCCCCGTTGGCACGGGGGCTCCCAGCGCAGCACcccgagccgggccggggggggcggcAGGGCGGGGGGTCCCTCAccccgcggcggcggcaccggccggcgggggcggctgTGGCGGGCGGGGCGCgaggggcggggggcggtgcCCGCCTCCAAGATGGCACCGCCCTCACCCAAGATGGCGCCGGGCGGAAGCGCCGCGCGTCGCCGTGTAAGATGGCgccggggggggagggggcacgCCCTGAGATggcgccggcggggcggggggggcgctGCCCGGagccaagatggcggcgggcgCTGCGCTGCGCGGCGCCCCTgcccaagatggcggcggcggcgggggcggggccccGCTTCCGCCCGCACCCGTCatggcggcgcggcggcgccgTGCGCATGTGCGGGGCTTCATGGCGAGACAAGGGGCCGAGCGCGCGCAGGGCGGCCCGGCGCGGCGAG AGCggccgggaggaggaggaggaggaggaggaggaaggccgTGCCGGGCCGTGGCTGAGCCGCCGCCTGTCCCCGCAGGGCTGTGAGGCCGGAGCCTGGTCCGCGCGTCCCCGCTGA
- the USF1 gene encoding upstream stimulatory factor 1 isoform X1, protein MKGQQKAAETEEGTVQIQEGAVATGEDPTSVAIASIQSAATFPDPNIKYVFRTENGGTQVMYRVIQVADGQLDGQTEGTSAISGYPAAQSMTQAVIQGAFTSEDAVETEAAATETHYTYFPTAAVADTSTSAGAGTTAAAVVTTQNSEALLGQPTPTGQFFVMMSPQEVLQGGTQRSIAPRAHPYSSKSEAPRATRDEKRRAQHNEVERRRRDKINNWIVQLSKIIPDCSMENTKSGQSKGGILSKACDYIQELRQSNHRLSEELQGLDQLQMDNEVLRQQVEDLKNKNLILRAQLRQHGVEIVIKNDTH, encoded by the exons ATGAAGGG gcagcagaaagcagccgAGACGGAAGAGGGCACGGTGCAGATCCAGGAAG GTGCAGTGGCCACAGGCGAGGACCCCACCAGCGTCGCCATTGCCAGCATCCAGTCGGCCGCCACCTTCCCCGACCCCAACATCAAGTATGTCTTTCGCACAGAGAATGGCGGCACGCAG GTGATGTACCGGGTGATCCAAGTGGCGGACGGGCAGCTGGACGGGCAGACGGAGGGCACCAGCGCCATCAGCGGGTACCCGGCCGCCCAGTCCATGACACAG GCCGTCATCCAGGGCGCCTTCACCAGCGAGGACGCGGTGGAGACGGAGGCCGCGGCCACCGAGACCCACTACACCTACTTCCCCACCGCGGCCGTGGCCGACACCAGCACGTCGGCCGGCGCGGGGACCACGGCCGCCGCCGTCGTCACCACGCAGAACTCGGAGGCGCTGCTGGGGCAGCCCACGCCCACGG GGCAGTTCTTCGTGATGATGTCGCcgcaggaggtgctgcagggggGCACGCAGAGGTCCATCGCCCCCCGCGCCCACCCCTACTCCTC GAAGTCGGAGGCGCCGCGGGCCACCCGGGACGAGAAGCGCCGGGCGCAGCACAACGAAG TGGAGCGCCGGCGCAGGGACAAGATCAACAACTGGATCGTGCAGCTCTCCAAGATCATCCCCGACTGCTCCATGGAGAACACCAAGTCGGGGCAG AGCAAGGGCGGGATCCTCTCCAAAGCCTGCGACTACATCCAGGAGCTGCGGCAGAGCAACCACCGCCTCTCCGAGGAGCTGCAGGGCCTCGACCAGCTCCAGATGGACAACGAGGTCTTGCGGCAGCAG GTGGAGGATCTGAAGAACAAGAACCTGATCCTGCGGGCGCAGCTCCGCCAGCACGGCGTCGAGATCGTCATCAAGAACGACACCCACTGA